In Metopolophium dirhodum isolate CAU chromosome 5, ASM1992520v1, whole genome shotgun sequence, the sequence tattttcaatatttagtcaaatattcagcCTATTAGCCTCACCCAAGAAACACCACGAGGAGGTTGGCCGACaagtttctcaaaaatattgttcattttagttttttcatgatttaaaaatcattcaattttttgttaaaaaattattatttaaaaaaaatagtaatttggtaaagtgtatattgtataacatattgtttttaaaaattggtatctGCAGGTAATGAGAATACCAGTATACCATGAAATATAATGACCCGGGAATCAACTAATACATAAAGTAGGTCCAGGAATCAACTCACCTACTGCACCTGAAAGACCCTGTTATGTCACTTATAAAAAAGTCAATTGGAGGTCTATCCCTCCCCCGTACAACCAACCACCACGAAAAAATCGCCCACACACGCAGTGATACGCAATGattgtataaactatttttacccagagagattttaatttttaattttaaattctatttacaGAGACCTTCCACAATGCGGTCAGAAAATCTGGCAAGGGTATTTCGGCAAGACTTTCGACGTTTATACAAAACTTTGGAAGTTTCAGCAGCAACATAGGTAATTCGTgaatgtgtatattttgtaatattgtaatataactcTTACATTGAGGcagcacaattattataataattggtcGTATATATATACTGCAAGAGGGATGACCAACCGGCGGCGGGTCTATCCGCCAAATCGTTTTGTTCGGCCTACTGCACTTTAATACTGTTTTTCATtgtctaatattaatatgaagtttattatgtatatttttatcagtaactatattaaattaataatttaatattgtgtttaagcACTTCATTTCAcatgacaatattatacgattgaCAAAAAAAACCCTTTTTTTCTTGTCCgcaaacattataaaatgtaaaacattcatctcgattgttatttttttctttttttttactcaaagtaaatattatattatttaaaaagctATACCGTAATAACCAAAATATCACACgtacaatgatataatttatgcgaatttattattattataataatttaatattcctttCATGTGTTCACTTCAGtgttgaacaaaaaatattatagaatttaatcttaattttttttgtctgtttttacttttaacaatGCTGTTTAGTATGTTTTAACGTTTTTTGATGACATACTCtcaagtttataaataaaagataatttgttgTACTGCACAGCTTAAATTATTTCAACTCTTGATTACCTACGtagcatataataattatatttattatttatataatatgtacctacaattgTACACTTAGTATTTTATACAGTTTACCTttgttttttactataaatgaaaaacttaatcaatgttttttctatttaatatattttattgatcgtTTATAACATTTACTCGCTGTAGTTTTCACATAAATGAAACTTAACTCATAATGTTTTGATGTGGGgaactatttaaatttgattttttttacatcgtTGCGGCGGTACCCAACAAACTGTATAAATTCgaccttaaataataatattattatttttccaacatattaaaaataaatagaataattaacgcaggtacttaaaataataatatacaatgaaaaCATATTTACCTGACCAAGTAATTATATACCTCCAAacctaataaaacatttttctcgaAAAATACTCGCACGACTAAATCCATAAAATCGAAAATGTTCAGTCTAATTTCATGTTGAATTGTTTTGTTTCAGACAAGTGTTGGATACAAAGTATGGCTTAAAGCGATGGCAAATAGGTGAAATAGCCTCGAAAATAGGTCAACTGTATTATCATTACTAGTGAGTATATTCATATTCTTCAGTCAGGCATAAAAATTCCACACTATCCGATGAGCCCATAACTATATTGATCCCTTCAACATACTTAACGTGgtgtaaagataaaaaaattcgtACAAAAGCCAACGAACCAAGCGACGACAGCCCCTAAATGGCAAACGGgcaaactaaattaatttcgaATTCGACGCTGCTGTGTTTTACTCGAGGTTTTAAGTGTTTTTTCGGGTTATCCTTATAAATTATCGGTCAAgggttttaattatattatccacTTGTGAACGTGATCTCGGGGAAAAAACTACCATTTTACACTATTACgagtatatatataacatatatatatataggtaccctatTATAATGTATGGCAGTCACTCCATTATATAGCTTATTTTACATAATGCGTAAAATCGATGCAAACGCGGTCATACTTGGACTTGTCGGcttatatatacagggtgtaacagaaataACTGACACACGTAGTAAACCAAATATGTGTAATGACTTTGGTTCTaagtaatataacattttttttttttaatttattaataacaacagtcgtaatataatatttaattttaaaaaaatatttaaaacagatatttataaaaataaaagttattccaTAGTTGGTTAATTAAATCTATCAGCTGTTTCTATTACACGCTGTacatgggtttttttttatttagcgaGAGTTTTAAGGGATTGGGGGTAGTATAGTTTTCAAGTATAAAACAATAGTGTCGTGGCATGTCTTTTGAGCGTGACGggcctatttttttttcacaattcaCTTATCGATTAAAAACTCTTTGGCCGTTGTATAATACAAGTTTTCATTACACAAGATccatgtaaattttaatttaacacattcctacattatatcatataagtaggtacgtaCAAAATCCTCACATTtacttacacaatattattatatccatcaCTCCATTAGGTGTATATGGCATAATTTAaatgcaattaaataatttgttttagccTTAGAACCAGCGATACGAACAATTTGAACGAAGCGTATTCTTTCTATTCGGCGATAAGAGGAAGACAATACTATTCTCGAGTATCTCAGGAAGATaggtaagttaaaaataaacaaattgacATTTAGCAATAGCAATTATTGTTTgatagtttaattataatatttatatttttgaattaaaagttacaatttagtatatacctataataaatacactgacaaaataaaattaaacacatattattatgagtattaatcttttatttcattatttttacctattataaatacctcctgacatttaaagaaatattaagtTCTTACGATGACATgtagctaatattatatttatgcatcATGACTAGACATATAGCTATATGAAAACACATAATTTTGTATTGGCCCGAACGAGtgaattaaaatctatattccAAATATAAGCTAATTAATTTTAgtcaagttttaaataaaattttgatttaattttgaacaaagtcactatttttttcaatataatattgtgtaataaaaattatgtttataaggtcagtaaataatttaaaaatttatattttcaatatatttaaaattaaaactttacaatttaatgaaaaatatttttgaaaaatatttttgtaaaaatacaacCTTTTGTATAGATAAATACCATTTTATGtaatgtaaatagtaaaataaattaccattttgAGACACTGAGacgttaaattaaaatgtatagttactATATACTGTTTGAGATAACAAAATACAGCCTTTGATTATTATCCGCGAAAATATGAAAGTATATTTATACTCGAAcctttattatagttaatagttttaatgtcAACTATACTATAAATGGAATAGTTCATTTTCAATATACACCagtgttttaatgttttgattgatcaataagagtataatatcatcaattaaatatataatgctaTATCCTGTTGgccataatacatttaataataatatgcaccttcttatcgtattattatattttatgtttaaagcTGTTTTTACATCATAATGTTTAGTGGTagatgttaatttataaatttttttgtttcaggtCTGATCTAATGGTGAAGAAACTGAGGTACTATGCTAGGTTTATCGTGGTGTGTCTGTTGCTAAGAAGAGTGGGAGCCATTCGCGAATTATTGGCTGTACGTATAATTTAgcgataatttgtattaatatgaaatatattgtaattattctgAGTCAGCACTCAGTATCGTTTCCTCTTTAcgcctacataataataaagagaaaaaaatcgataacattttcattgaatagcatcgttttatttttattttttacctacaAGCATTTTTCTTACGTCTTATAAATTCGTGACTGTGtactattttatgtacctaggaGCTCGACAAGCAAATCGTAGACTATACGAGTACGTACGAACCGGACGACCAGTTGGAATGGTCTTTGGTGTTGGAAGAAATCAAGACATTCGTAAAAGCCGACAGCATTGTAAACGTTTTACACGCTGACCAGAGCAGTGTCATACTTTCACACAGGTaaacaatacaacaatatacctataaaaaacaCAATTCACCACACAATGtaatatacatacacaatataatataatatcatacttaaGCCGGGTCCACACTACGCCATAACGTGTTGTTTCGCGTTTTCATGTTTATATCAAAATGCAATACCaatgatatgaatattgtacttgattataacataatataatttttttttagttatcactTTTCCGCACATAAATGTAACCACACGGTCAaaagttgaatttatttaactagGCGGTATCGTCTGTTCACTGTTACTGGtaactgtaattattttatacgacacggtgtagtgtgaacccgGCTTTATTCATgtcgaataatatattatgttcctatatattattacctatgttccTTATATTCACGATACTCCACAATAGCTTTTGAGTATTCGtacttcgtatattatatattatattataatggtcgcCTTTTTACAGGCACAAGTGTTTTCAGCTcgttgaaaattaaaacttataaaccTAACCACCATATGAACGTGACCATATGCGTATGTGATAAGAATccggaataaatataaattatatcattaattttaaagaatttaataGTCTACTACTTTAATTAATCCaatatgtaaatttttatttttgacgatATAATACAGGAACGTActaattgtaaaaatagtacctactatattatctTATGTATCACAGCCCTATAGCTTTAGCGATGGTCcgactattttgaatttttcttgtATATTTCGCTATTGTCACTTAttgttggaaattaaaatattatgataacaaaaacaactatcaaaattaataatgatattataatcactgATAACTTACGGCTCTCTGgtaacaaatttgaaaataacataGATCGACAAGACGTAAAACTATTCcgaagacattttaaaatatgagttAATATCGAATTCGCTAAGAAAAAGAGCCCTTCAGGCTTCAAggggataaaatataatgagcTTTTTCTTGGAGTTCTTGGAGAGAATACCCCGTGCGCACTCCTATGCATTTTAGGTATGTGAATATTGGCTGCAGTACGTGTCTGCGGTATCTTTCCTACCCGTTCAATTTCCCTCTGTCAACAGCCAACAGCCaacattcaatatatttttcgtGTTCGCTACACCGCAAATGATACCATACAACGTACAAAAGCGTTAACGCATGATTCGTTTTCCTTATACTCGTTTGACACGCACATATGCAATAAAAAGAAACTTTTGCAGtgctacaaattattttatattatataggtacctaccaattatGCTTACAGGTTAACACCGCTGACTACGCCACCGGTGGAAAAATCCACGATGATGAATCTCTCGTTGCAAGAAATCATACTCATAGGAAACGCGTCAGAACAGGTGGGAAACACAtcgaatactattataatatattatgttataaagtataaacgcaTGGACATgatgcataataaataataatactgtacaaATATGATCTAATGCAATCATCaacgattataattttttataacaatacaacTGTCAATTGTAGGTCAAGTTCAGCGAAATGACGATAGACATGTTCCGAATGATGCAGACGCTAGAAAGGGAAAAAAACCGAGACGAAGTTAATCACGTATCTGATCCTCCTTCAAGAGCATCATTTGTAAGTTATCACGATCAAATGTAACAttgattaaatttgatttaaattaaaaacaacgcaTGATGATATATTCTGCACTGTATACGAtaaaacatacatataatatattattatgatttatgttagtTTATTTGTGATCGGAAAAacagaatatattaaatattttaatctataaaatatcatattgttaGTCAGTACTTAGTTAtaattactaaacatttttcgaaaatattatagGGGAGTGCTTtaatccccccccccaaaaaaaaaattggcctatgattataatttataatgtatagcctatagttattataatataagtttgaatattaataatatatataatatatatttatattatggtatgactattgactaaatcatttcaatttattttataggaaaAAAGTTACTCGATAACCAGTAATAAAACCTTAGCGTACCCAATGATGGCAAATCACGACGTGAATAGTTCAAGAAGAGAAAATCCTcacaaatatatactttataagcCAACTATTACTCAAATAATGATGTTTTTAGCCACAGGTTCAAAcacacaaattttattttatttattctcatttttaatttattatttttaatttaagggtTTAAAGAGCTCCCTGCAAATGGCGTGCTACTCATGTACGTTTCGGCAGATGGATGCTTTCAAACCTCGAAACACGTAAATgattgtaagtaaaatatttataaattaaatgcatgTCTATAGGTACGCGTTTAGCTTGTTCCAAAAGACATATCATGAATATTtcatatacacctatataataatataatataatatacaatatatcatgtattatgttaacggtataggtaggtacttataaccaTGACACAATAGATAGGTATCATCACAgttgtaatagttttttttcagtATACATCTCCTTCACCTCCGGCCATTATCTTAGTTTTCCACTTTTCattggttaatttttttctatgttatacatatgtatgtatgtatatgattGATAACTAATAAGAAGTGGAGAACTACGATATAAGTGAAGTTAAGAGCGGAGGATGCGTATCAAAGAACAGTGATGATGCCTATCTATTTTGCCATGCATATAACTTTATACAAATTAGAATGTTTttcgtgcataatatatttgaaatatagttACAACCTAATagacaattatttttcagtgGGTTACGATTGTGGAGGAGTCATGGCAAGTAGCAAACGAGAAATGGAACTGACCAATAAAAAAGGTGTACATGTAAAAGAAATCCACTGGTAAGAATTAGAATAACGTTCTaacccaaaatattatatataataggttgtaaaacctaaaaaatgtattaatttattttattcatttgatAGCTTATATCCAGGAGATCTTTACCCGTTCACTAGAAAACCATTGTTCGTTATTATTGATTCCGATAATAGTTTTGCCTTTCAATACATACCGAGGTATTTCGGCCATCCGTTCGTCGTGCTCATGTCTCCCCAGGAGTTGCCGGATAAACTTCACGGTCGgaagaatgatattataataataaataataacgtagtaataatataataatatttttataaaaaatggacATATGAACTAATATAGATGATGAATTTTGGTTAATGAGATATCAAAGTTCTAAGTCATTATTCTGAACTAACTgtcaacaaaacaaatattactattttcgTGCACTAATGTTATTTTTAGTCTAAATTTAGTCTAAAAATTGAGGATTTAAAACGCCTTAATTTAAATACCTTAAAAttacagtaaatatttagaaaatgccgttttttatagaaaatgataaattaagtaATATAGTGGAATACTTTAGTttctacgattaatattttttgaatattaagaaaatacccTTAAAGTATATGGCTATATTAAATATCGTTTGAATCGTTTGATGATAAATCCttattattcgtttaaatacctatctaatGTTGTCAAATTATGAACTTCAAtcgctcataaaaaatgtatttggatttataatcataattacttaatattttttttagtaaaaaaaacttgaggtaatttgttttatattttaaagtttcttTACTCACTAACAAAAATTGAatgataactaaatattaaataaaattttgaaaaagtcaaaaatattaaatgaatggcaataaataccaaaaataagcgcctaaatattttgaaaatgatatcaTGTCTAGAAAACAATGTTTAAGTCTCTAAgttgttaatttttgaatttcaactaaaaaacaagattttaacattttgttgCGCTTAAACAATTTCAGtttcctaaaattttattttttatttttcctgatTAATTTGAgatgtacctactatacttttttagttttgactAATCCACCTTCTCcccttaaaataacaaatagatCCGATTATCTGCCAAAATCCACCCTCAAAGTCGAAGgttgaaacatttttactatagatACTCCAAAATGTGATtattgacacaaaaaaaaatgtgatttttgacTCTTCGACTACACGCTCTGCTCAGAaccaattatacattatactctttttatttaatacttaaaaaaataataaacgaaaacagttcttcattatatttttaacgacATAACTCCCCACTTTTTcccaatttatagttttttttatacaatataaataccaaattaatagtttttaactgCACTACAACTTGGCTAGGCTATTATTTAGAATCCTGTTGGTACAGGTATTGTTTAGATTTTCACTAGTTTACGGTTGGAAAATAGTGACTAAAATGACTgactaatcaaaaaaaaacaattcacatAATACATAGGTCGGTACACAAGATAGCCTCTAGAAATACCAGTGgctaatcttaatttttttttttttttggggtggGGCAAAAGTAAAATAGTACAAAAACTGGCTACAAAATTAGCTAAATACGGTGTAAAACATAGGGAAACTACGGTGATTGGGGGAGGAGCAAATGCCCCCTCTGCCCcccccctggatccgccactgagaaatacatca encodes:
- the LOC132945408 gene encoding protein SCAI, which gives rise to MVVAATMASMDDHERKIVVEFCQLLEQSKQLFNGLRDLPQCGQKIWQGYFGKTFDVYTKLWKFQQQHRQVLDTKYGLKRWQIGEIASKIGQLYYHYYLRTSDTNNLNEAYSFYSAIRGRQYYSRVSQEDRSDLMVKKLRYYARFIVVCLLLRRVGAIRELLAELDKQIVDYTSTYEPDDQLEWSLVLEEIKTFVKADSIVNVLHADQSSVILSHRLTPLTTPPVEKSTMMNLSLQEIILIGNASEQVKFSEMTIDMFRMMQTLEREKNRDEVNHVSDPPSRASFEKSYSITSNKTLAYPMMANHDVNSSRRENPHKYILYKPTITQIMMFLATGFKELPANGVLLMYVSADGCFQTSKHVNDLGYDCGGVMASSKREMELTNKKGVHVKEIHCLYPGDLYPFTRKPLFVIIDSDNSFAFQYIPRYFGHPFVVLMSPQELPDKLHEQLQHNGSLFTLFLHSPLTAFCLICNILTVKMHLWERANSYVDRFITEASRLFTSKVKPDVSYIQFFGDDFLRLLLLRYVFCHVVLRHHRAFVGEQYLPRCQPPLPLASFLDEISLKKYVRELAKHLDVLSHFENFE